A genomic region of Rickettsiales bacterium contains the following coding sequences:
- a CDS encoding TlyA family RNA methyltransferase, with translation MAKLRLDILLVDRGLADTRAKAQALIAAGKVYSNEVKLDKAGHPVAEDIPLTVREAEHPWVSRGGMKLAKGLEYFNINPSGLICLDVGASTGGFTDVLLTHGAAKVYAVDVGHGQLDWKLRQDARVVVLEKTNARSLDHNLIPDTPALIVCDASFISLKTVLPASLTLAAKDAVLIALIKPQFEVGKGNVGKGGVVRDESLHKIVCEDIENWLTETMGWNVLGITESPIKGPKGNTEFLIAAAHSH, from the coding sequence ATGGCAAAATTAAGGCTGGACATATTACTGGTTGATCGCGGACTGGCCGACACCCGCGCAAAAGCGCAGGCACTGATCGCCGCCGGCAAGGTCTATAGCAACGAAGTAAAACTCGACAAGGCGGGCCATCCGGTGGCTGAAGATATTCCGCTCACCGTCCGGGAGGCCGAACACCCGTGGGTTTCGCGCGGCGGCATGAAACTTGCGAAGGGATTAGAATATTTCAATATAAATCCCAGTGGCTTAATTTGCCTTGATGTCGGCGCTTCCACCGGCGGATTCACGGATGTATTGCTGACTCATGGTGCGGCGAAGGTCTATGCGGTGGATGTCGGCCACGGGCAGCTGGACTGGAAATTGCGGCAGGATGCACGTGTCGTGGTGCTGGAAAAGACTAACGCACGGAGCCTCGACCACAATTTAATCCCGGATACCCCTGCCCTTATTGTCTGCGATGCGAGCTTTATCAGCTTGAAAACCGTGCTGCCTGCTTCGCTTACACTGGCAGCAAAGGACGCAGTCCTGATCGCGCTCATTAAGCCGCAGTTCGAAGTCGGCAAGGGCAATGTCGGCAAAGGCGGTGTTGTGCGTGACGAATCGCTACATAAGATAGTATGTGAAGATATTGAGAACTGGCTCACAGAAACCATGGGCTGGAATGTATTGGGAATTACGGAAAGCCCGATCAAAGGCCCCAAAGGCAATACGGAATTTTTAATCGCAGCCGCGCACAGTCATTAA
- a CDS encoding phosphoserine transaminase encodes MKPTAKPQNPCFSSGPCAKRPGWSLDALKDGAFGRSHRAKIGKNKLADVIERSKAVLGMPKDYVLGIVPASDTGAIEMAMWSLLGERGVDVFAWESFSATWAADCKKQLKLQDLRVFNADYGKLPDLSQADWKRDVVFTWNGTTSGVKVPNGDWIPANREGLAICDATSAVFAMEMPWDKLDVVTWSWQKVMGGEGAHGMIALSPKAVKRLESYTPAWPLPKIFQLAKGGKLIEGIFKGETINTPSMLCVEDALDGLKWGEKLGGLKALVARSNANLAAIENWVTKAGWAGFLAETKETRSNTSVCLKIVDPWYTALSEDEQAAGAKKIASLLEAEGVAYDIGAYRDAPAGLRIWAGATVETSDIEALLPWLDWAYAQVKQERKAA; translated from the coding sequence ATGAAACCTACCGCAAAACCCCAGAATCCCTGCTTTTCTTCCGGCCCCTGCGCCAAGCGTCCCGGCTGGTCGCTGGATGCGCTGAAGGACGGCGCTTTCGGCCGCTCCCACCGCGCCAAGATCGGCAAGAACAAGCTGGCTGACGTCATCGAACGCTCCAAAGCGGTACTGGGCATGCCGAAAGATTATGTGCTGGGCATCGTACCCGCTTCCGATACGGGCGCGATTGAAATGGCCATGTGGTCGCTGCTGGGCGAACGCGGCGTGGATGTTTTCGCATGGGAAAGTTTCAGCGCTACATGGGCTGCTGACTGCAAGAAGCAGCTCAAGCTGCAGGACCTGCGCGTATTCAATGCCGACTACGGCAAACTGCCGGATCTCTCACAGGCTGACTGGAAGCGCGACGTGGTGTTCACCTGGAACGGCACGACCTCAGGCGTAAAAGTGCCCAATGGCGACTGGATTCCGGCGAACCGTGAAGGTCTCGCAATCTGCGACGCGACTTCCGCTGTATTTGCCATGGAAATGCCGTGGGACAAGCTCGACGTTGTCACCTGGTCCTGGCAAAAAGTCATGGGCGGCGAAGGTGCGCACGGTATGATCGCACTGAGCCCGAAAGCCGTTAAGCGCCTCGAAAGCTACACGCCTGCATGGCCGCTGCCGAAGATCTTCCAGCTCGCTAAAGGCGGTAAGCTGATCGAAGGCATCTTCAAGGGCGAAACCATCAACACGCCTTCCATGCTCTGCGTGGAAGACGCGCTGGACGGTTTGAAATGGGGCGAAAAGCTCGGTGGCCTGAAAGCGCTTGTTGCACGTTCCAACGCCAACCTCGCTGCGATTGAAAACTGGGTAACCAAAGCAGGCTGGGCTGGATTCCTTGCGGAAACAAAGGAAACCCGTTCCAACACGTCCGTCTGCCTGAAGATTGTTGACCCGTGGTACACTGCATTGTCTGAAGACGAACAGGCTGCAGGTGCGAAGAAAATCGCAAGCCTGCTGGAAGCAGAAGGCGTTGCTTACGATATCGGCGCATACCGCGATGCACCGGCGGGCCTGCGTATCTGGGCTGGCGCAACGGTGGAAACCAGTGATATTGAAGCGCTGCTGCCGTGGCTTGACTGGGCTTACGCACAGGTAAAGCAGGAACGCAAAGCCGCATAA
- the serA gene encoding phosphoglycerate dehydrogenase encodes MPKVLIADKLSPQAIEVFKQNKVDVDVKTGMTPDELLAVIDQYDGIAIRSATKVTAAVLEKGKKLKVVGRAGIGVDNVDVKAATAAGVVVMNTPFGNSVTTAEHAISLMMSLAREIPAANASTHAGKWEKNRFMGVEISGKTLGLIGCGNIGSIVADRAHGLKMKVIAYDPFLSAEKAESIQVEKVELDELLKRADFITLHTPLTDSTRNLLNKDTLAKTKKGVRIINCARGGLVNEADLKAALDSGHVAGAAFDVFETEPAKSSPLFGMDQFIATPHLGASTSEAQENVAVQVAEQMSEFLTVGTVTNALNIPSVSAEDAQKLKPYISLAGQIGSLAGQLAESGIKSIKIQYEGAVSTMNTKPLTAVALEGLLSPLVETVNMINAPVIAKERNIDVSEVKRDRASDYQTLIRITVVSDKHSYEVAGTLFASKPRLVEISGVKLEAGMGARMLYVNNEDKPGLIGNLGKLLGEAKINIANFHLGRNDERNDAIALLEVDDPVSADLVAQINKLPSVKQAKVLNF; translated from the coding sequence ATGCCAAAAGTACTGATAGCCGACAAACTAAGCCCGCAGGCCATTGAAGTGTTCAAGCAGAACAAAGTGGATGTGGATGTCAAAACCGGCATGACGCCGGATGAACTGCTGGCCGTGATCGACCAGTATGACGGGATCGCCATCCGCTCCGCAACCAAAGTGACCGCTGCCGTGCTCGAAAAAGGCAAGAAGCTGAAGGTAGTAGGCCGCGCTGGCATCGGTGTCGATAACGTTGACGTCAAAGCCGCCACCGCTGCTGGCGTTGTAGTCATGAACACGCCGTTCGGTAACTCTGTTACTACCGCTGAGCATGCTATCTCGCTCATGATGTCCCTCGCACGTGAAATTCCGGCCGCGAATGCTTCCACCCATGCAGGTAAGTGGGAAAAGAACCGCTTTATGGGCGTAGAAATTTCCGGCAAAACGCTCGGTCTTATCGGCTGCGGTAATATCGGTTCCATCGTTGCCGACCGCGCACACGGCCTGAAGATGAAAGTGATCGCATACGACCCTTTCTTAAGCGCAGAAAAAGCTGAATCCATCCAGGTGGAAAAAGTGGAGCTGGACGAACTGCTGAAGCGCGCCGATTTCATCACGCTGCATACCCCGCTCACCGACTCGACCCGCAATCTCCTTAATAAAGACACTCTGGCCAAGACCAAGAAAGGCGTTCGCATTATTAACTGCGCGCGCGGTGGCCTTGTGAATGAAGCCGACCTGAAAGCAGCTCTCGATTCCGGCCATGTAGCAGGCGCAGCGTTCGACGTGTTTGAAACCGAACCTGCCAAAAGCAGCCCGCTGTTCGGCATGGACCAGTTCATTGCTACGCCGCATCTCGGCGCTTCCACGTCCGAAGCGCAGGAAAACGTTGCCGTGCAGGTGGCCGAGCAGATGTCAGAATTCCTGACGGTTGGCACCGTTACGAACGCGCTGAACATTCCGTCCGTTTCCGCTGAAGATGCACAAAAGCTGAAACCGTATATCAGCCTTGCGGGCCAGATTGGCAGCCTTGCCGGCCAGCTCGCTGAAAGCGGCATCAAATCCATCAAGATTCAGTATGAAGGTGCTGTCTCGACGATGAACACCAAACCGCTGACCGCTGTGGCGCTGGAAGGCCTGCTTTCCCCGCTGGTGGAAACCGTGAACATGATCAACGCTCCTGTTATTGCGAAAGAACGCAACATCGACGTCAGCGAAGTCAAGCGTGACCGCGCCAGCGACTACCAGACGCTGATTCGCATTACGGTTGTTTCCGACAAACACTCCTACGAAGTGGCTGGCACGCTGTTTGCTTCCAAGCCGCGTCTCGTGGAAATCAGCGGCGTGAAGCTTGAAGCGGGTATGGGCGCACGCATGCTGTATGTCAACAACGAAGACAAGCCGGGCCTGATCGGCAATCTCGGCAAGCTGCTGGGTGAAGCGAAGATCAACATCGCAAATTTCCATCTCGGCCGTAACGACGAGCGCAACGACGCTATCGCACTGCTCGAAGTGGATGATCCGGTATCGGCCGATCTCGTCGCGCAGATCAACAAGCTGCCGAGCGTGAAACAGGCTAAAGTACTGAACTTCTAA
- the trpD gene encoding anthranilate phosphoribosyltransferase produces MIKEFISRLAGGEDLSQEEATRTFQIIMNGGATPAQIAAILMGLRIKGETAAEIAGSVITMRAKMETLNAPEHCIDVCGTGGDASRESGSTLNVSTAVSLVVAACGVPVAKHGNKSVSSSSGSADVLTALGVNIQAGKDKSETALREAGICFMFAPLYHKSMRDITPVRQELGIRTLFNLLGPLANPAKPKRQLLGVYDRKLLHPMATVLKTLGSEKAWIVHGSDGMDELTISGPSHICELNGDTIRSFNISPEDAGLECAAPDALKGGTPEQNAHELSLLLTGKLSAYRDIVLLNAAAALVVADKVADIKAGADLAAEAIDTRKALETLAELARITNSN; encoded by the coding sequence ATGATAAAAGAATTCATATCGCGTCTGGCCGGCGGTGAAGATTTAAGCCAGGAAGAAGCGACCCGTACATTCCAGATTATTATGAATGGCGGCGCCACGCCTGCCCAGATCGCTGCCATATTAATGGGACTGCGCATAAAAGGTGAAACCGCTGCCGAAATCGCAGGCAGCGTAATCACCATGCGTGCCAAGATGGAAACGCTCAACGCTCCGGAACATTGTATCGATGTCTGCGGCACAGGTGGCGATGCCTCACGTGAAAGCGGCAGCACATTGAACGTCTCTACCGCTGTCTCTCTTGTGGTGGCGGCCTGCGGTGTGCCGGTTGCCAAACATGGTAATAAATCCGTCTCCTCCTCCAGCGGTTCGGCAGATGTGCTGACGGCGCTGGGCGTCAATATTCAGGCGGGCAAAGACAAATCGGAAACAGCGCTGCGGGAGGCCGGAATATGCTTCATGTTCGCCCCGCTCTATCACAAATCCATGCGAGATATTACTCCCGTGCGCCAGGAACTTGGTATCCGCACGCTCTTCAACCTTCTGGGCCCCCTCGCCAATCCGGCAAAACCTAAACGCCAGCTCTTAGGCGTATATGACCGGAAATTACTGCATCCGATGGCGACAGTCCTGAAAACCTTGGGCAGTGAAAAAGCCTGGATTGTGCATGGCAGTGACGGCATGGACGAGTTGACCATTTCTGGCCCTTCTCATATCTGCGAACTAAATGGCGATACTATCCGCTCTTTTAACATATCCCCGGAAGATGCGGGATTGGAATGTGCCGCACCTGATGCGCTGAAAGGCGGCACGCCGGAACAGAATGCGCACGAATTATCATTACTGCTGACCGGCAAGCTTTCTGCTTACCGCGATATTGTGCTGCTTAACGCAGCCGCCGCCTTGGTCGTAGCGGATAAGGTAGCGGATATAAAGGCAGGTGCAGACCTTGCCGCAGAAGCGATCGACACCAGAAAAGCATTAGAAACGCTGGCCGAACTGGCACGGATTACCAACAGCAACTAA
- a CDS encoding helix-turn-helix domain-containing protein: protein MMEGNLLNWYQALQLMALGPCLFIIFFLLVTARNFSKIIVPVLYFVALACSFILPLGDTLGFGPWLQQALVTGKSTMTAFSFLLIITFITGDIPALVYWAVLTIPLVGGSSIDYATTFYSGSEICIHDNLCAAPFVFRQLYEVFSAGMIFLLTIALYNRLGRAEETNSYQARDRYAIIVSLIVLNLIILAMKLAQASGHLDLQRAEIAGTVVRMGFIYLVLTYIFRVFDRSFEIAYERVPTIAETIVDSTITTEKDKALAKDVTQIMESQKLYRQMDLSREMLAKKLAVTENNLSRAINKCFSQNFSMLVNGYRVEEAKQRLADETTPITTIAFEVGFNSIPSFNRVFKQITGVSPSEYRSQNNNAVS, encoded by the coding sequence ATGATGGAAGGTAATTTACTGAACTGGTACCAGGCACTGCAATTGATGGCGCTTGGGCCGTGTCTGTTCATTATCTTTTTCCTGCTGGTGACAGCGCGTAATTTCAGCAAGATCATCGTGCCGGTGCTTTATTTCGTGGCGCTGGCTTGCAGCTTCATTCTTCCGCTGGGTGATACGCTGGGGTTCGGTCCCTGGCTGCAGCAGGCGCTCGTGACGGGCAAGAGCACGATGACGGCCTTCAGTTTTCTGCTGATTATTACGTTTATTACCGGTGATATTCCGGCCCTTGTTTACTGGGCTGTGCTGACCATACCTCTGGTGGGAGGTAGCTCGATCGATTATGCGACGACATTTTATAGCGGCTCAGAAATCTGTATTCACGATAATCTCTGTGCCGCTCCCTTTGTTTTTCGTCAGCTCTATGAAGTTTTCAGCGCGGGAATGATCTTCCTGCTGACGATTGCACTTTATAACCGTCTGGGGCGGGCAGAGGAGACTAATTCCTACCAGGCTCGTGATCGGTATGCGATCATCGTATCGCTGATTGTGCTGAATCTGATCATTCTGGCCATGAAGCTTGCGCAAGCCAGCGGGCATCTTGACCTGCAGCGCGCAGAGATCGCCGGTACGGTGGTGCGCATGGGATTCATCTACCTCGTGCTTACTTATATCTTTCGCGTGTTCGACCGTTCCTTCGAAATCGCTTATGAGCGTGTACCGACTATTGCCGAGACCATTGTGGATAGTACGATCACAACGGAAAAAGACAAAGCGCTGGCGAAAGATGTCACACAGATTATGGAGTCGCAGAAGCTTTACCGGCAGATGGATCTAAGCCGTGAAATGCTCGCGAAAAAGCTGGCAGTGACAGAAAATAATCTTTCGCGGGCGATTAATAAATGCTTCTCGCAAAATTTCAGCATGCTGGTGAACGGTTACAGGGTGGAAGAGGCCAAGCAGCGACTGGCCGATGAAACTACCCCTATTACCACCATCGCTTTTGAGGTCGGGTTCAACAGTATTCCATCCTTCAACCGGGTTTTTAAACAGATTACAGGCGTTTCACCAAGCGAATATCGCAGCCAGAATAATAATGCTGTATCTTAG
- a CDS encoding secretin N-terminal domain-containing protein produces MSLSRLLSVTVAGSFLFISGCSSMGSIGESFSKVGKGDYKHLDPIDPDLNLTRDDYKHLTAAKQGDAPPKLTISQEAPPVPKMADILAAPRPPKIGETQIVSIAVTDDVPLKDVLVELAKLADVDIDLDAGISGGINFIAKDRPFNEVIDRIAALANLRYTMKDGVLHVERDMPYIKNYPVSFLNVDRDSASAVNLSTNVLSGGGGSSGGGSGGSSGGGGGGSSGGSSGGGSGGGLTTGSTSSVQTKSSGDFWKSFEAGIQQIIAYQEPDHLSANTMLTEPNANAASGGRGAPPLPAAPSATPGGNNASAQAGATNKAEYTLNRQAGVLTVNADNRKQEMVERYIEELRKNASAQVLIEAKIIEVDLNDQYASGINWQTVGTRIGNNIGIGNISTQFPLRSPTNPLVPTSTSNFVQFSLSGNTENILEMLEAFGTVRTLSSPRLHAINNQQSTLTFATNHVYFTVSVTAPTTTTVGTTTSLPTQPTVTSTINTVPIGIMMTMMPSIDLKDNEVTLSVRPTLSTIFDFVSDPAVAIEAALYKISGVSSEIPEVQVRELDSTLKLKSGQTMVIGGLMQQEATNTDSGVPFVSGLPIIGNLFKSVSKSSHNKELVLLIKASIVGSHGSLNGTDTNIFHKFSQDPRPVSF; encoded by the coding sequence ATGAGTCTTTCCCGCTTGTTGTCCGTTACTGTTGCGGGCTCCTTCCTGTTCATTTCAGGTTGCAGTTCCATGGGAAGCATAGGCGAGTCCTTCAGCAAAGTCGGCAAAGGTGATTACAAGCATCTCGATCCTATCGACCCCGACCTCAATCTGACGCGCGATGATTACAAACATTTGACGGCTGCCAAGCAGGGTGATGCACCACCCAAGCTGACCATTTCGCAGGAAGCGCCGCCCGTTCCGAAGATGGCGGATATCCTGGCTGCTCCGCGTCCTCCCAAAATAGGCGAAACCCAGATCGTTTCCATCGCGGTGACAGATGACGTGCCGCTGAAAGACGTGCTGGTGGAACTGGCGAAGCTCGCCGATGTCGATATCGATCTTGATGCGGGAATCTCGGGCGGAATTAATTTTATTGCAAAGGATCGTCCTTTTAATGAAGTGATCGACCGTATCGCTGCACTTGCTAATCTGCGCTACACGATGAAGGACGGGGTCCTGCATGTTGAGCGCGATATGCCTTATATTAAGAATTATCCCGTCAGCTTCCTGAACGTGGATCGTGACAGTGCCAGCGCTGTGAATTTAAGCACCAATGTACTTTCCGGTGGTGGCGGTTCTTCCGGCGGTGGATCCGGCGGTTCGTCAGGCGGCGGTGGTGGCGGTTCTTCGGGCGGTTCTTCCGGTGGCGGTTCGGGTGGGGGGCTTACGACGGGTTCGACTTCAAGCGTGCAGACGAAATCCAGCGGTGATTTCTGGAAATCCTTTGAAGCGGGCATTCAGCAGATCATTGCTTATCAGGAGCCGGATCATCTTTCCGCCAATACTATGCTGACGGAGCCAAATGCTAATGCCGCCAGCGGGGGGAGAGGAGCGCCGCCGCTTCCTGCAGCACCGTCCGCTACGCCGGGTGGTAATAATGCCTCCGCTCAGGCTGGCGCTACGAATAAAGCAGAATATACACTCAATCGGCAAGCAGGCGTACTGACGGTCAATGCTGACAACCGCAAGCAGGAAATGGTTGAACGCTATATTGAGGAATTGAGAAAGAATGCTTCTGCCCAGGTGTTGATTGAAGCCAAAATTATTGAGGTTGACCTGAACGACCAGTATGCCAGCGGCATTAACTGGCAGACGGTCGGCACGCGTATCGGCAATAATATCGGGATAGGTAATATCTCCACACAGTTCCCATTACGTTCGCCTACCAATCCGCTGGTACCTACATCAACCTCTAACTTTGTCCAGTTTTCGCTTAGCGGCAATACGGAAAATATTCTGGAAATGCTGGAAGCGTTCGGTACGGTACGTACTTTATCAAGTCCGCGCCTACATGCGATCAATAACCAGCAATCTACGCTAACCTTTGCGACAAATCATGTTTACTTTACGGTGAGTGTTACGGCGCCGACCACCACGACGGTAGGCACCACCACTTCCTTGCCGACACAGCCGACAGTCACCAGCACGATTAACACCGTTCCGATCGGTATCATGATGACGATGATGCCTTCGATCGACCTGAAAGACAATGAAGTGACGCTTTCCGTGCGCCCGACTTTATCCACGATTTTTGATTTCGTGTCGGATCCTGCGGTTGCTATTGAAGCGGCTCTTTATAAAATTAGCGGTGTTTCGAGTGAGATTCCTGAAGTGCAGGTGCGCGAGTTGGATTCTACGCTGAAACTTAAGAGCGGCCAGACGATGGTGATCGGCGGGCTGATGCAGCAGGAAGCAACGAATACGGACTCTGGTGTTCCGTTTGTAAGCGGTTTGCCGATTATTGGAAACCTGTTTAAGAGTGTCAGCAAGTCATCTCATAACAAGGAACTGGTGTTGCTTATCAAGGCTTCGATTGTCGGTTCGCATGGTTCCCTCAACGGCACGGATACGAATATATTCCATAAATTCTCCCAGGATCCCAGACCGGTATCTTTTTAA
- a CDS encoding acetolactate synthase 3 large subunit: protein MQPSLKKETEKMPAQTMEITGAEMVVRAIVEQGTDTVFGYPGGAVLPIYDALFKQNSLRHILVRHEQAATHAAEGYARSTGKVAAVIVTSGPGATNAVTGLTDALMDSIPMVCITGQVPTHLIGSDAFQEADTTGITRSCTKYNYLVRDIKDLGRILHEAFHIARTGRPGPVVVDIPKNILNQIGTYNGLQETERKSYNPQTVGNEKQIEKAVELMANAKRPIFYVGGGVVNSGPGACEALTDFARTTGFPVTNTLMGLGAFPASDPQFLGMLGMHGSLEANMAMHDCDVMICVGARFDDRVTGKLEGFSPKSKKIHIDIDPSSINKNVRVHVPIIGDAGTVVEQMAALWKKKKPKLDKTAHADWWKQIEGWRAKKSFSYAKSKDTIKPQYALERLNEALKKQDFFITTDVGQHQMWAAQFLKFDKPGHWMTSGGLGTMGYGFPSAIGVQIANPEKPVVCVTGEASFMMNIQEFSTVAQYNLPVKVLILNNGYMGMVRQWQEMFHGERYSESYMESLPDFVKLAEAYKIKGLRASTVNEVDKVIKEMLSTKGPVLVDMIVEKAENVYPMIPAGAAHNEIVLGPESRNDQKLDKNQV from the coding sequence ATGCAACCATCGCTGAAAAAAGAAACGGAAAAAATGCCCGCGCAGACAATGGAAATCACCGGAGCCGAAATGGTGGTGCGTGCCATTGTTGAACAGGGAACAGACACGGTGTTCGGTTATCCGGGCGGTGCGGTGCTTCCGATATACGACGCGCTGTTCAAGCAAAACAGCCTGCGGCATATTCTCGTGCGCCATGAACAGGCAGCGACACACGCCGCCGAAGGCTATGCGCGCTCCACAGGAAAAGTCGCTGCCGTCATCGTGACGAGCGGTCCCGGCGCAACCAATGCCGTCACGGGTCTCACGGACGCGCTGATGGATTCCATTCCGATGGTCTGCATTACAGGCCAGGTTCCCACGCATCTGATCGGCTCGGACGCTTTTCAGGAAGCCGACACGACCGGAATCACGCGCTCCTGCACGAAATACAATTACCTCGTGCGCGATATTAAAGATCTGGGCCGTATTCTGCATGAAGCATTCCACATCGCCCGCACCGGCAGGCCGGGCCCCGTGGTCGTTGATATTCCCAAAAATATCCTGAACCAGATCGGCACTTATAACGGTCTGCAGGAAACAGAACGTAAATCCTATAATCCGCAAACCGTCGGCAATGAGAAACAGATTGAAAAAGCCGTTGAGTTGATGGCAAATGCCAAGCGTCCGATCTTTTATGTCGGCGGCGGTGTAGTCAACTCAGGCCCTGGGGCGTGCGAGGCACTGACCGACTTCGCACGCACAACCGGTTTCCCTGTCACCAACACCCTGATGGGGCTTGGCGCATTCCCCGCTTCCGATCCGCAGTTCCTCGGCATGCTCGGAATGCACGGCAGCCTGGAAGCAAACATGGCCATGCATGATTGCGACGTCATGATCTGCGTCGGCGCACGTTTTGATGACCGCGTCACGGGCAAGCTAGAAGGCTTCTCGCCGAAATCAAAAAAGATCCATATCGATATCGACCCCTCCTCCATCAACAAAAACGTTCGCGTGCACGTGCCGATCATCGGCGATGCCGGAACGGTAGTCGAGCAGATGGCTGCTTTATGGAAAAAGAAAAAGCCGAAGCTCGACAAAACAGCACATGCAGACTGGTGGAAACAAATCGAAGGCTGGCGCGCAAAGAAAAGCTTCAGCTACGCTAAAAGCAAGGATACCATCAAGCCGCAATATGCACTGGAAAGGCTGAACGAAGCCCTGAAGAAACAGGATTTCTTCATCACAACCGACGTTGGCCAGCACCAGATGTGGGCGGCACAGTTCCTGAAGTTCGACAAGCCGGGCCACTGGATGACCTCGGGTGGCCTCGGCACGATGGGTTATGGTTTTCCCAGCGCTATCGGCGTGCAGATTGCAAACCCTGAAAAGCCAGTGGTGTGCGTGACAGGCGAAGCCTCGTTCATGATGAACATTCAGGAGTTTTCGACCGTCGCGCAGTATAACCTGCCGGTCAAGGTCCTGATCCTCAATAACGGCTATATGGGCATGGTGCGCCAGTGGCAGGAGATGTTCCATGGCGAACGCTATTCCGAATCCTACATGGAAAGCCTGCCGGACTTCGTAAAGCTCGCCGAAGCCTATAAGATCAAAGGCCTGCGCGCGAGCACAGTGAATGAAGTAGATAAAGTCATCAAGGAAATGCTGAGCACCAAGGGCCCCGTCCTGGTAGATATGATCGTGGAAAAAGCGGAGAACGTTTATCCGATGATCCCGGCCGGTGCAGCGCATAATGAAATCGTGCTTGGGCCCGAAAGCCGCAACGACCAAAAGCTCGACAAGAATCAGGTATAA
- the ilvN gene encoding acetolactate synthase small subunit, translating into MSDIVYDIPEVKETIEKHTLAVLVDNEFGVLARVIGLFSGRGYNIESLTVAEVEHDKKLSRITIVTSGSEMIIEQIKRLLERMVPVHKVNDLTVEGSHVERELALVKVKGKGDSRIEALRIAEIFRARSVDASHDSFVFEVTGTSDKVDAFIELMRPLGLVETARSGVVAIARGKKSRTAA; encoded by the coding sequence ATGTCCGACATTGTATACGATATTCCGGAAGTCAAAGAGACGATTGAAAAACATACGCTGGCCGTGCTCGTGGATAACGAATTTGGCGTGCTGGCGCGCGTCATCGGCCTGTTCTCTGGCCGCGGCTATAACATTGAAAGCCTGACCGTAGCCGAAGTGGAGCACGACAAGAAACTGTCGCGCATCACCATCGTCACCTCCGGCAGCGAGATGATCATCGAGCAGATCAAGCGCCTGCTGGAACGCATGGTGCCTGTGCACAAGGTCAATGACCTGACCGTCGAAGGCTCGCATGTTGAGCGCGAACTGGCGCTCGTCAAAGTCAAGGGCAAGGGTGACAGCCGCATCGAGGCTTTACGCATTGCAGAGATATTCCGCGCCCGCTCGGTGGACGCATCACATGACAGCTTCGTATTTGAAGTAACGGGCACAAGCGACAAAGTTGATGCTTTCATCGAACTCATGCGCCCGCTCGGCCTGGTGGAAACGGCACGCTCCGGCGTCGTCGCCATTGCACGGGGCAAAAAAAGCCGCACTGCTGCCTGA